From the genome of Epinephelus moara isolate mb chromosome 10, YSFRI_EMoa_1.0, whole genome shotgun sequence, one region includes:
- the sft2d2a gene encoding SFT2 domain containing 2a, with the protein MDKLKSVLSGEEARSHDRTILETVNEASTLGWGNRVKGFIACFVVGGACTVLGVCMLFLPKIGLTLFIVFYTFGNICALCSTMFLMGPMKQLKRMCDKTRALATTIMLTCLVLTLCAAFWWKNFGLALLFCILQVLSFAWYSLSYIPCVREALLKLVSVFMK; encoded by the exons ATGGATAAATTAAAATCGGTGTTGAGCGGTGAAGAGGCGCGCAGTCATGACCGAACCATTTTGGAG ACTGTCAATGAAGCCTCGACTCTGGGCTGGGGAAACCGAGTGAAGGGATTCATCGCGTGTTTCGTGGTGGGGGGCGCGTGCACAGTTTTG ggagtgtgtatgcTCTTCCTCCCCAAAATCGGACTCACCCTCTTCATTGTCTTCTACACTTTTGGAAATATATGTGCTCTGTGCAG CACCATGTTTCTGATGGGGCCGATGAAGCAGCTGAAAAGGATGTGTGACAAAACAAGAGCTCTGGCCACCACGATAATGCTT ACCTGCCTTGTGTTGACTCTCTGCGCAGCCTTCTGG TGGAAGAACTTTGGACTTGCTTTGTTATTTTGCATCCTGCAGGTCTTGTCGTTTGCCTG gTACAGTCTGTCGTACATCCCGTGTGTGAG GGAGGCGTTACTGAAGCTGGTGTCAGTCTTCATGAAGTGA
- the tmem45a gene encoding transmembrane protein 45A, whose protein sequence is MGSFKGHALPGSFFLVAGIWWTVKHSLWHASRRNKNIGSTRLASRASQRRLEIIESSVILFFSFVGMLAEQFAAGGPKLQLYDSAEKHWEQLMNWQHATMYLFFGLAATVSLILHTTEAAPLALDRLMLAIAFFNEGFLFLYHLHGRSMLDVHVHQLLLYAVFGQALVAFLEVFHRGNIILELLRCSLTLLQGSWFWEIGFVLYPPHGPDWDLKDHNNMMFITMCYSWHLAFAMLMVGTIYCIVGCVVRSRLRKTPPMEMGLLKPRDRDPESEDEIL, encoded by the exons ATGGGAAGTTTCAAAGGCCACGCGCTCCCTGGAAGCTTCTTTCTGGTAGCTGGGATCTGGTGGACAGTAAAGCACTCGCTGTGGCATGCAAGCCGCAGGAACAAGAATATAGGATCCACACGGCTGGCCAGCAGAGCGTCACAGCGCCGCCTGGAGATCATCGAAAGCTCTGTCAtactcttcttctcttttgttG GGATGCTGGCAGAGCAGTTCGCTGCAGGCGGACCCAAACTCCAGCTGTACGACTCTGCAGAGAAACACTGGGAGCAACTGATGAACTGGCAGCACGCCACCATGTATCTGTTCTTTGGCCTGGCTGCGACTGTGTCTCTGATCCTCCACACAACAGAGGCCGCTCCGCTGGCACTGGACAGGTTAATGCTGGCCATCGCTTTCTTTAATGAAG GATTTCTCTTCCTCTACCACCTCCATGGCAGGAGCATGTTGGACGTCCATGTGCACCAGCTCCTGCTCTACGCCGTCTTCGGCCAGGCTCTGGTTGCCTTCCTGGAGGTCTTCCACCGAGGTAACATCATCCTGGAGCTGCTGCGCTGCTCCCTCACGCTCCTGCAGGGGAGCTGGTTCTGGGAG ATTGGTTTTGTACTGTACCCTCCCCACGGCCCTGACTGGGACCTAAAGGACCACAACAACATGATGTTCATCACCATGTGTTACTCCTGGCACCTCGCCTTTGCCATGCTCATGGTGGGCACCATCTATTGCATCGTCGGCTG TGTGGTTCGCTCCAGACTGAGGAAGACTCCTCCGATGGAAATGGGACTTCTGAAGCCCAGAGACAGAGATCCGGAGTCAGAGGATGAGATTTTATGA
- the chd1l gene encoding chromodomain-helicase-DNA-binding protein 1-like: protein MTDILLKIKNSVAEKKKTAVTQSDVQKWGLKGIQLRPYQLDGVQWLTQCLKNQQGCILGDEMGLGKTCQTISLLVYMSGALGKKGPFLILSPLSVMENWRKELECFAPSLTVLCYKGDKERRAELQRETDTQEFNVLLTTYELCLKDASFLKRWRWQVLVVDEAHRLKNQNSLLHKVLTQFSVGFRVLLTGTPIQNNLQELYSLLSFIQPSIFTADDSDNFANTYSNVKSQPALAAELQSILEPFLLRRVKSEVAVDLPKKTELLVYHGMSALQKKYYKAILMKDLEAFGNDQGNKNRLLNILMNLRKCVDHPYLFDGVEPEPFEMGEHLVEASGKLCLLDSLLTFLHKGGHRVLLFSQMTRMLDILQDYMEYRDYSYERLDGSVRGEERNLAVKNFSSKDIFVFLLSTKAGGVGLNLTAADTVIFMDSDFNPQNDLQAAARCHRIGQNRPVKVIRLLARDTVEEIMYSRAVSKLHLTNTVIEEGRFSLLDQAQSAAAGLQLSEILKFGVDKLLSSEESSVQDVKLEKILGPSRGGQWVDEDFTSLREEEEEENGSESDAQNHMYYFEGKDYSKDPSSEDQTSFDRLLEEQLAEFQKTAGEGRALRHKAGFSLSVAFGIPTRKRKPLTEAELEMRRQRREEAAAKRAKTQEEAKKKQQEQKHKKKMAWWESCGYRTSCLPSVDSEEDEDDEEDDSSVCSTDSDSTAINYVLGDVTHPHAAQGDAIIVHCVDDSGRWGRGGLFTALEVRSDEPQKKYELAGKMKDLDLGHVLLFPIDDKQSRLSGQDQLALIVAQQRDRANNLSGIFLTALDEGLKKIYAAAKRNKASVHLPRIGHSTKGFNWYGTERLIRKHLASRGIPTFIYYHSRAAKKTAPPQASTSATSASTSSPEPQPHNPDRLSEDETEAETSGPSTSLQSCGPAELPEFMRGVRVFFYNLSATERKRLARYLITYDGDEEEIMSPDVTHIVAEVENSVHTQELQDLVRQYTQAVPVQKDWLESCFSKQRKVDTAPFLHLLR, encoded by the exons ATGACAGACATTttgttaaagataaaaaacagcGTGgcggagaagaagaagacggcTGTGACGCAGAGTGACGTACAGAAGTGGGGTTTAAAAG GGATACAGCTGAGACCCTACCAGCTGGATGGTGTGCAGTGGTTAACTCAGTGCCTGAAGAACCAGCAGGGATGCATTTTAGGAGACGAGATGGGTTTGGGGAAAACCTGTCAG ACGATCTCTCTGCTGGTGTACATGTCAGGAGCTCTGGGGAAGAAAGGTCCGTTTTTGATTCTGAGCCCGCTCTCTGTCATGGAGAACTGGAGAAAGGAGCTGGAATG CTTCGCCCCCTCTCTGACTGTGCTGTGTTACaaaggagacaaagagagacggGCTGAGCTTCAGAGAGAAACGGACACACAAGAGTTTAATGTTCTGCTCACTACGTATGAG CTGTGTCTCAAAGATGCTTCATTCTTGAAACG GTGGAGGTGGCAGGTGCTGGTGGTTGATGAAGCTCACAGACTGAAGAATCAGAATTCACTGTTGCACAAAGTCTTGACACAG TTCTCAGTTGGTTTCAGAGTCCTGCTGACGGGGACGCCCATCCAGAACAACTTGCAGGAACTCTACTCTCTGCTGAGCTTCATTCAGCCCAGCATCTTCACAGCTGATGACTCGGACAACTTTGCCAACACTTACTCCAATGTGAAAAGTCAACCTGCTCTTG ctgctgagctgcagagcatCCTGGAGCCCTTCTTGCTTCGTAGAGTCAAGTCAGAAGTGGCTGTCGATCTGCCGAAGAAGACTGAACTGCTGGTGTATCACGGCATGTCGGCTCTGCAGAAAAAATACTACAAAGCCATTCTGATGAAGGATCTGG AGGCTTTTGGAAATGACCAGGGAAACAAGAACCggctgctgaacatcttgatgAACCTGAGGAAGTGTGTTGACCACCCGTACCTGTTTGATG GGGTGGAACCAGAGCCTTTTGAGATGGGGGAGCATCTCGTTGAAGCCAGTGGGAAACTTTGCCTTTTGGACAGCTTGCTGACTTTCCTTCACAAAGG CGGCCATCGGGTCCTGCTGTTCTCTCAGATGACGAGGATGCTGGACATACTTCAGGATTACATGGAGTACAGAG ATTACAGCTATGAACGTCTGGACGGGTCTGTCCGAGGGGAGGAAAGAAATCTGGCAGTGAAGAACTTCAGCAGCAAAGAtatctttgtctttctgctcAGCACTAAAGCAG GTGGAGTGGGCCTGAACCTCACAGCggctgacactgtcatttttatgGACAGTGACTTCAACCCTCAAAACGACCTTCAGGCTGCTGCACGCTGCCATCGGATTGGTCAGAACAg GCCGGTGAAAGTGATCCGCCTTCTGGCAAGAGACACTGTGGAGGAAATCATGTACTCTCGTGCTGTATCCAAGTTGCACCTCACCAACACTGTTATTGAAGAGGGACGCTTCTCTTTGCTGGACCAGGCTCagtcagctgctgcaggactgCAG CTCAGTGAGATCTTGAAGTTTGGAGTAGATAAGCTTTTGTCTTCGGAGGAGAGCTCTGTACAGGATGTGAAACTGGAGAAGATCCTCGGTCCGTCACGTGGCGGTCAGTGGGTGGATGAAGACTTCACCTCTctcagagaagaggaggaggaagagaacgGCTCTGAATCTGACGCCCAGA ACCACATGTACTACTTTGAGGGGAAGGACTACAGTAAGGACCCCAGCTCTGAGGACCAGACCAGCTTTGACCGTTTGTTGGAGGAGCAGCTGGCCGAGTTCCAGAAAACTGCAGGAGAGGGACGAGCTCTGAGACACAAAGCTGGA TTTTCCCTGTCAGTAGCCTTTGGGATTCCCACAAGGAAGAGGAAACCTCTCACTGAGGCCGAGCTGGAGATGCGACGCCAGAGACGAGAGGAGGCTGCAGCCAAGAGAGCCAAAACTCAGGAGGAAGCaaagaaaaagcagcaagagcagaaacacaagaaaaa AATGGCGTGGTGGGAGTCATGCGGCTACAGAACGTCCTGCCTGCCGTCTGTGGACAGCGAGGAGGACGAAGACGACGAAGAGGATGATAGCAGCGTATGCTCCACTGACTCTGACAGCACGGCCATCAACTATGTTCTGGGGGATGTTACTCATCCTCACGCTGCTCAGGGAGACGCTATCATCGTCCACTGTGTTG ATGACTCAGGTCGGTGGGGCCGGGGAGGCTTGTTTACTGCGCTTGAGGTGAGATCAGATGAACCACAGAAGAAGTATGAGTTGGCTGGCAAGATGAAAG ATTTGGACCTTGGACATGTGCTGCTCTTCCCCATCGACGACAAACAGTCCAGATTAAGTGGCCAGGATCAA TTGGCCCTGATCGTAGCACAGCAGCGAGACAGAGCGAACAACTTGTCTGGCATCTTTCTAACTGCTCTTGACGAAGGTCTGAAGAAGATTTACGCTGCAGCTAAAAGAAACAAAG CAAGTGTCCATCTTCCTCGCATCGGCCACTCCACCAAAGGCTTCAACTGGTACGGCACAGAGAGGCTCATCAGGAAACACCTGGCCTCCAGAGGCATCCCCACGTTCAT ATACTATCACAGCAGAGCAGCAAAGAAAACAGCTCCACCTCAGGCATCCACCTCTGCGACCTCAGCATCGACATCCTCCCCCGAACCGCAGCCGCACAACCCAGACAGGCTGAGTGAAGACGAGACAGAAGCAGAAACCTCCGGCCCCTCGACTTCTCTCCAGAGTTGCGGCCCTGCAGAGCTCCCTGAATTCATGAGGGGAGTCCGTGTGTTTTTCTACAACCTGTCTgcaacagagaggaagaggctgGCCCGCTACCTCATCAC TTATGACGGAGACGAGGAGGAGATCATGAGTCCGGACGTCACCCACATCGTCGCAGAGGTGGAGAACAGCGTCCACACACAG GAACTCCAGGATCTGGTGCGTCAGTACACTCAGGCTGTCCCCGTGCAGAAGGACTGGTTGGAgtcctgcttctccaaacaacGAAAAGTCGACACTGCTCCGTTCCTCCATCTGCTCAGATAA